One region of Anaeromyxobacter paludicola genomic DNA includes:
- a CDS encoding NAD(P)H-dependent flavin oxidoreductase — MTWPRDLADRLGVRLPIFLAPMAGGPSTPALAAAVSEAGGLGALGCGYSAPEQIRAEVEEVRRRTQAPFAVNLFAPEPHDWPPPAEPLARAASRLQAYRDELGLGPVGDLPPPPDFDAQLELVLELRPRALSITSGALPPARVKTLHDAGILVMATATTPAEAEVLEASGVDAVVTQGAEAGGHRANFLAPGERSFIGTMALVPRVADAVKVPVVAAGGIMDGRGIAACLALGASAVSLGTAFLACDESGAAAAHKAALRAAPGDDATGLTRAFSGKPARGLVNRFMREQAASADVLPYPAQNQLTAGLRREAARQGRSDLMSFWAGQGAPLARGGPAGRLLAALAEEAEAALRRLG; from the coding sequence ATGACCTGGCCACGCGACCTCGCCGACCGGCTCGGCGTCCGGCTCCCGATCTTCCTGGCGCCGATGGCCGGCGGCCCCTCCACGCCGGCGCTCGCGGCGGCCGTCTCGGAGGCAGGCGGGCTCGGCGCGCTCGGGTGCGGATACTCCGCGCCCGAGCAGATCCGGGCCGAGGTGGAGGAGGTGCGGCGGCGCACGCAGGCGCCGTTCGCGGTGAACCTCTTCGCCCCGGAGCCCCACGACTGGCCGCCGCCCGCCGAGCCGCTCGCCCGCGCGGCGTCGCGGCTGCAGGCCTACCGCGACGAGCTCGGGCTCGGGCCGGTGGGCGACCTGCCGCCGCCACCCGACTTCGATGCGCAGCTCGAGCTGGTGCTGGAGCTGCGGCCGCGGGCGCTGTCGATCACCTCTGGCGCCCTCCCGCCCGCCCGCGTGAAGACGCTGCACGACGCCGGGATCCTCGTGATGGCGACGGCGACCACGCCTGCCGAGGCAGAGGTGCTCGAGGCCTCGGGCGTGGACGCGGTCGTGACGCAGGGGGCGGAGGCGGGCGGACACCGCGCGAACTTCCTCGCACCGGGCGAGCGCTCCTTCATCGGGACGATGGCTCTCGTGCCGCGGGTGGCCGACGCGGTGAAGGTCCCGGTGGTGGCGGCGGGCGGGATCATGGACGGGCGCGGCATCGCCGCCTGCCTCGCGCTCGGCGCGAGCGCCGTCTCGCTCGGGACGGCGTTCCTGGCCTGCGACGAGAGCGGGGCAGCCGCCGCGCACAAGGCGGCCCTGCGCGCCGCCCCCGGCGATGACGCGACCGGGCTCACGCGCGCCTTCTCGGGGAAGCCGGCGCGGGGGCTCGTGAACCGGTTCATGCGCGAGCAGGCCGCGAGCGCCGACGTCCTCCCCTATCCGGCACAGAACCAGCTCACCGCCGGGCTGCGCCGCGAAGCGGCCAGGCAGGGCCGGTCCGACCTCATGAGCTTCTGGGCGGGCCAGGGGGCGCCGCTCGCGCGCGGCGGGCCGGCGGGCCGGCTCCTCGCGGCGCTCGCCGAGGAGGCCGAGGCGGCGCTGCGCCGGCTGGGCTGA
- a CDS encoding ABC transporter substrate-binding protein, whose product MHPLALTLALLAAAGGEVKIGVFSPFTGGSAGMGLSMRNGVRLAADEINAKGGILGKKVVLVERDDEAKNEKGGQILQELINREHVAAILGPTNTGVGDASTRYAEQAKIPMIVNVSAGTRVNELFPQYPDNYVFRLAAGDVVQSDMIVKEALDARHFKKPALLCDDTNYGQNGRAKMEKALEKRGVKPVYVGKFKIKDTDMTPQLQEARAAGADVILAYGIGPELAAVANSMERIGWKTDLIGSWTLSMAAFINNAGQNGNGATMPQTFIEAGATSGKAKQFVDAYHKKFNESPISVAVAAAQGYDSLYLLKLAMEQAGSTDGPKVKAALENLKAPYDGVTGHYAPPFTPQDHEAVKEANVVMGVVKGGKVVPPGATAKK is encoded by the coding sequence ATGCACCCGCTCGCACTCACCCTCGCCCTGCTCGCCGCGGCCGGCGGCGAGGTCAAGATCGGCGTCTTCTCCCCCTTCACCGGCGGCTCCGCCGGGATGGGGCTCTCGATGCGCAACGGCGTCCGGCTCGCCGCCGACGAGATCAACGCCAAGGGCGGGATCCTCGGCAAGAAGGTCGTGCTGGTGGAGCGCGACGACGAGGCCAAGAACGAGAAGGGCGGCCAGATCCTGCAGGAGCTCATCAACCGCGAGCACGTGGCCGCCATCCTCGGCCCCACCAACACCGGCGTGGGCGACGCCTCCACCCGCTACGCCGAGCAGGCGAAGATCCCCATGATCGTGAACGTGTCGGCCGGCACGCGGGTGAACGAGCTCTTCCCGCAGTACCCCGACAACTACGTCTTCCGCCTCGCCGCCGGCGACGTGGTCCAGTCGGACATGATCGTGAAGGAGGCGCTCGACGCCCGTCACTTCAAGAAGCCGGCGCTCCTCTGCGACGACACCAACTACGGCCAGAACGGGCGCGCCAAGATGGAGAAGGCGCTCGAGAAGCGCGGGGTGAAGCCGGTGTACGTCGGCAAGTTCAAGATCAAGGACACCGACATGACGCCGCAGCTCCAGGAGGCGCGCGCCGCCGGGGCCGACGTGATCCTGGCCTACGGCATCGGCCCCGAGCTCGCCGCGGTCGCCAACTCCATGGAGCGCATCGGCTGGAAGACCGACCTCATCGGCAGCTGGACGCTCTCGATGGCGGCCTTCATCAACAACGCCGGCCAGAACGGCAACGGCGCGACCATGCCCCAGACCTTCATCGAGGCCGGGGCCACCAGCGGCAAGGCGAAGCAGTTCGTGGACGCCTACCACAAGAAGTTCAACGAGAGCCCGATCTCGGTCGCCGTGGCCGCCGCCCAGGGCTACGACTCGCTCTACCTGCTGAAGCTCGCCATGGAGCAGGCCGGCTCGACCGACGGCCCGAAGGTGAAGGCCGCCCTCGAGAACCTCAAGGCGCCCTACGACGGCGTCACCGGCCACTACGCCCCGCCCTTCACGCCGCAGGACCACGAGGCGGTGAAGGAGGCCAACGTGGTGATGGGCGTGGTCAAGGGCGGCAAGGTGGTGCCGCCCGGCGCCACGGCGAAGAAGTAG
- a CDS encoding branched-chain amino acid ABC transporter permease, with product MQTLQLLWSGVAQGMIYALVAFGYNITFSTSRTLNFSLGNILMVGGVVGYVLYMTQGHPFLYPVAGVIAVGAVTGLVLHKVAVEPSLRTRSQHAWILATLAFGIILKNAAEVFWSTDDFKMRSPLGDAPLRLLGHRAADGSVQGGLGIYPQEILIIAVSLAIVAGVEFLKRRTLLGKAVVAVSEDKETASLMGVDQKKVILGSFALSAAIAAVGGLLVAPITLVSATMGTVLGVKAYSASIIGGLESGLGAVVGGLVIGLSEALTARFVSTGYKDIPGFAFLILLLLFKPSGLFGKAAIRKV from the coding sequence GTGCAGACCCTGCAGCTCCTCTGGAGCGGCGTGGCGCAGGGGATGATCTACGCGCTGGTGGCCTTCGGCTACAACATCACCTTCTCCACCTCGCGGACGCTCAACTTCTCGCTCGGCAACATCCTCATGGTGGGGGGCGTGGTGGGGTACGTCCTCTACATGACGCAGGGCCACCCGTTCCTCTACCCGGTGGCGGGCGTCATCGCGGTGGGCGCGGTCACCGGCCTCGTGCTGCACAAGGTGGCGGTGGAGCCCTCGCTCCGGACCCGCTCGCAGCACGCCTGGATCCTGGCGACGCTGGCGTTCGGCATCATCCTCAAGAACGCGGCCGAGGTCTTCTGGTCCACCGACGACTTCAAGATGCGCTCCCCGCTCGGCGACGCGCCGCTCCGGCTCCTCGGCCACCGGGCCGCCGACGGCTCGGTCCAGGGCGGCCTCGGGATCTACCCCCAGGAGATCCTCATCATCGCCGTGTCGCTCGCCATCGTCGCCGGGGTGGAGTTCCTGAAGCGGCGCACCCTCCTCGGCAAGGCGGTGGTGGCGGTCTCGGAGGACAAGGAGACCGCGAGCCTCATGGGGGTGGACCAGAAGAAGGTGATCCTGGGCTCGTTCGCGCTCTCGGCGGCCATCGCCGCCGTGGGCGGCCTCCTGGTCGCGCCCATCACGCTCGTCTCCGCCACCATGGGCACGGTGCTCGGCGTGAAGGCCTACTCGGCCTCGATCATCGGCGGCCTCGAGTCGGGGCTCGGCGCGGTGGTGGGCGGCCTGGTCATCGGCCTCTCCGAGGCGCTCACCGCCCGCTTCGTCTCCACCGGCTACAAGGACATCCCGGGCTTCGCCTTCCTCATCCTCCTGCTCCTCTTCAAGCCGTCCGGCCTGTTCGGCAAGGCCGCGATCCGGAAGGTCTGA
- a CDS encoding branched-chain amino acid ABC transporter ATP-binding protein/permease, with protein MRRLWPLLLPLPLLLPVLVESPYYVHGLACRIMIYTLLVASLDLVVGYIGDVSIGHAGFFAIGAYTVAMLTATPEVNPDSSVAFFPQLPFLVALAAGVLLAALAGFVLAFPALRSSGPYLAVITIAYGLIVYTFINEQERFTNGTKGVTLLPLRAFGVDLSGNHFVWVVYPFLALVLYGLHNLGRSFWGRAFEAIKHSSVAASCCGISRPYYKIWAFVISAAVAGLAGGLFAQLDAYIAPNTFSYNLSVEFLIALIFGGVRSILGNLVGVSVFVVLPDVFSAFADYRLMVYGALLLVVLFFLPAGIAGLVRRALAPFTRKDLEAERAALEDASRGLAVLPEPPPPGAAAAPSLALDGVTMRFGGLTAVNGLSFEVAPGKVRGLIGPNGSGKSTTVNLLTGLYVPTSGGISFRGRALGRLPPHERARAGMARTFQNLQLFGDLTALENVLVGLHASFHCKLWQVALRTPAARREERALRARAYALLRFVGLERSAFELARNLPYGQARLLEIARALALAPRLLLLDEPAAGLTGGEIEAMSALVGRIKAAGIAVLLIEHHMDMVMAVSDEVTVLDFGKKIAEGAPRAVQDDPAVQEAYLGKHASAIGRFEPPTDEAGTVRA; from the coding sequence ATGCGCCGGCTCTGGCCCCTGCTCCTCCCGCTGCCGCTCCTCCTGCCGGTGCTGGTGGAGAGCCCCTACTACGTCCACGGGCTTGCCTGCCGCATCATGATCTACACGCTGCTCGTGGCCTCGCTCGACCTGGTGGTCGGCTACATCGGCGACGTCTCGATCGGCCACGCCGGCTTCTTCGCCATCGGCGCCTACACGGTGGCGATGCTCACCGCCACCCCCGAGGTGAACCCCGACAGCTCGGTGGCCTTCTTCCCGCAGCTGCCGTTCCTGGTCGCCCTCGCGGCCGGCGTGCTCCTCGCCGCGCTCGCCGGCTTCGTGCTCGCCTTCCCCGCCCTGCGATCGTCGGGCCCCTACCTCGCCGTCATCACCATCGCCTACGGGCTCATCGTCTACACCTTCATCAACGAGCAGGAGCGGTTCACCAACGGCACGAAGGGCGTGACCCTGCTCCCGCTCCGCGCCTTCGGCGTGGACCTGTCCGGGAACCACTTCGTCTGGGTGGTCTACCCGTTCCTGGCGCTGGTGCTCTATGGCCTCCACAACCTGGGGCGGAGCTTCTGGGGGCGCGCCTTCGAGGCCATCAAGCACTCGAGCGTGGCGGCGAGCTGCTGCGGCATCTCGCGCCCCTACTACAAGATCTGGGCGTTCGTGATCTCGGCGGCCGTGGCCGGGCTCGCCGGCGGCCTCTTCGCCCAGCTCGACGCGTACATCGCGCCCAACACCTTCTCCTACAACCTCTCGGTGGAGTTCCTCATCGCCCTCATCTTCGGCGGCGTGCGCTCCATCCTGGGCAACCTGGTGGGCGTGTCGGTCTTCGTGGTGCTGCCCGACGTCTTCAGCGCCTTCGCCGACTACCGGCTCATGGTCTACGGCGCGCTGCTGCTGGTGGTGCTCTTCTTCCTGCCCGCCGGCATCGCCGGCCTGGTGCGGCGCGCCCTCGCCCCGTTCACGCGCAAGGACCTCGAGGCGGAGCGGGCGGCGCTCGAGGACGCGTCGCGGGGCCTGGCGGTGCTCCCCGAGCCGCCGCCGCCGGGCGCGGCCGCCGCCCCCTCGCTCGCGCTCGACGGCGTCACCATGCGCTTCGGCGGCCTCACCGCCGTGAACGGCCTCAGCTTCGAGGTCGCGCCCGGGAAGGTGCGCGGGCTCATCGGGCCGAACGGCTCCGGCAAGAGCACCACCGTGAACCTCCTCACCGGGCTCTACGTCCCCACCTCGGGCGGGATCTCCTTCCGCGGCCGCGCCCTCGGCAGGCTCCCGCCGCACGAGCGGGCCCGCGCCGGGATGGCCCGGACCTTCCAGAACCTGCAGCTCTTCGGCGACCTCACCGCGCTCGAGAACGTGCTCGTCGGGCTGCACGCCTCCTTCCACTGCAAGCTCTGGCAGGTGGCGCTCCGCACCCCGGCGGCCCGGCGCGAGGAGCGGGCGCTCCGGGCGCGGGCGTACGCGCTGCTCCGGTTCGTGGGGCTCGAGCGGAGCGCGTTCGAGCTGGCGCGGAACCTCCCCTACGGCCAGGCGCGGCTCCTCGAGATCGCGCGCGCCCTCGCCCTCGCGCCCCGGCTGCTCCTCCTCGACGAGCCGGCGGCCGGGCTGACCGGCGGCGAGATCGAGGCCATGAGCGCGCTGGTGGGGCGCATCAAGGCCGCCGGCATCGCGGTGCTCCTCATCGAGCACCACATGGACATGGTGATGGCCGTCTCCGACGAGGTGACGGTGCTCGACTTCGGGAAGAAGATCGCCGAGGGCGCGCCCCGCGCGGTGCAGGACGATCCGGCCGTGCAGGAGGCCTACCTCGGCAAGCACGCCTCGGCCATCGGGCGCTTCGAGCCGCCCACGGACGAGGCGGGGACGGTGCGGGCATGA
- a CDS encoding ABC transporter ATP-binding protein yields MTALLQVSGLEVAYGRILALKGLDLEVAPGELVAVIGSNGAGKTTTLKTISGLLRPAAGEVRFEGRSLAGVAPHAIAALGIAHVPEGRKVFATQTVADNLQLGAYLRLRRGEKRAVAASIASMYETFPRLAERRDQLAGTLSGGEQQMLAIARALVSEPKLLLLDEPSMGLAPVVIDEVMRLVERLKQARQVTILLVEQLAYRALEVADRGYVIEQGRIRLSGPARDLLRDEGVRRAYLGSTAA; encoded by the coding sequence ATGACGGCGCTCCTGCAGGTCTCGGGGCTCGAGGTCGCCTACGGCCGGATCCTGGCGCTGAAGGGGCTCGACCTCGAGGTGGCCCCGGGCGAGCTGGTGGCGGTCATCGGGTCGAACGGCGCCGGCAAGACCACCACGCTCAAGACCATCTCCGGGCTCCTGCGCCCGGCGGCGGGCGAGGTCCGCTTCGAGGGGCGCAGCCTCGCCGGCGTGGCGCCGCACGCCATCGCGGCGCTCGGCATCGCGCACGTCCCGGAGGGTCGCAAGGTGTTCGCCACGCAGACCGTCGCCGACAACCTCCAGCTCGGCGCCTACCTGCGCCTGCGGCGCGGCGAGAAGCGGGCGGTGGCCGCGTCGATCGCGTCGATGTACGAGACCTTCCCGCGGCTCGCCGAGCGGCGGGATCAGCTCGCGGGGACGCTCTCCGGCGGCGAGCAGCAGATGCTCGCCATCGCCCGCGCGCTCGTCTCCGAGCCGAAGCTCCTGCTCCTCGACGAGCCGTCGATGGGGCTCGCGCCGGTCGTCATCGACGAGGTGATGCGGCTCGTCGAGCGGCTGAAGCAGGCGCGCCAGGTGACGATCCTGCTCGTGGAGCAGCTCGCCTACCGCGCCCTCGAGGTGGCCGACCGCGGCTACGTGATCGAGCAGGGCCGGATCCGGCTCTCGGGGCCGGCCCGCGACCTCCTCCGCGACGAGGGTGTCCGGCGCGCCTACCTCGGCTCCACCGCCGCCTGA
- a CDS encoding C1 family peptidase, with amino-acid sequence MTTPRTRKVQRYGWIPDLPDHRDLAWSAPPEAVAALPAAVDLRPGFAPPYDQGDLGSCTANAVAAAFQFARRKEGLTDFMPSRLFVYFNERVIEGTVSEDSGAMLRDGLKCVVQQGVCPERSRPPRDCDWPYDPAHFATRPPQRCYEVALDFQVLRYKRVARSVPQLKACLAAGFPFVFGFAVYESFETAEVARTGVASLPGPKERMLGGHAVVAVGYDDAARRFLVRNSWGERWGQAGYFTLPYAYLESEGLSADFWTIRQTE; translated from the coding sequence ATGACCACCCCGCGTACTCGCAAGGTGCAGCGCTACGGCTGGATCCCCGATCTCCCCGACCACCGCGACCTCGCCTGGAGCGCGCCGCCCGAGGCGGTGGCGGCGCTGCCCGCGGCGGTGGACCTGCGGCCCGGGTTCGCGCCGCCGTACGACCAGGGAGACCTCGGCAGCTGCACCGCCAACGCGGTCGCCGCGGCGTTCCAGTTCGCGCGCCGCAAGGAGGGGCTCACCGACTTCATGCCGTCGCGGCTCTTCGTCTACTTCAACGAGCGCGTCATCGAGGGGACGGTGAGCGAGGACTCCGGCGCGATGCTGCGCGACGGGCTCAAGTGCGTGGTGCAGCAGGGCGTCTGCCCCGAGCGCAGCCGGCCGCCCCGGGACTGCGATTGGCCGTACGATCCGGCGCACTTCGCGACCCGGCCGCCGCAGCGCTGCTACGAGGTCGCGCTCGACTTCCAGGTGCTCCGCTACAAGCGCGTGGCGCGCTCCGTCCCGCAGCTCAAGGCCTGCCTCGCCGCCGGCTTCCCCTTCGTGTTCGGGTTCGCGGTGTACGAGAGCTTCGAGACCGCCGAGGTGGCCCGCACCGGCGTGGCGAGCCTGCCCGGCCCGAAGGAGCGGATGCTGGGGGGACACGCGGTGGTGGCGGTGGGGTACGACGACGCCGCGAGGCGGTTCCTGGTGCGGAACTCGTGGGGCGAGCGCTGGGGGCAGGCCGGGTACTTCACGCTGCCGTACGCGTACCTCGAGAGCGAGGGGCTCTCGGCCGACTTCTGGACCATCCGCCAGACCGAGTAG